Proteins co-encoded in one Anabas testudineus chromosome 8, fAnaTes1.2, whole genome shotgun sequence genomic window:
- the slc17a7a gene encoding solute carrier family 17 member 7a, whose protein sequence is MEIRPDRFKAVAGKTLGKIHRLIEKRQPNGETIELSAEGRPELVEEKELPVVDCTCFGLPRRYIIAILSGLGFCISFGIRCNLGVAIVSMVNDHTVYKGNKEVLVAAQFTWDPETVGMIHGSFFWGYIVTQIPGGFICQKFAANRVFGFAIVATSTLNMLIPSAARCHYSCVILVRICQGLVEGVSYPACHGIWAKWAPPLERSRLATTAFCGSYAGAVVAMPLAGILVQYTGWPSVFYVYGSFGIFWYLFWILVSYESPAAHPTISPEERKYIEDAIGESSSFLNPLQKFKTPWRHFFTSMPVYAIIVANFCRSWTFYLLLISQPAYFEEVFGFEISKVGMVSALPHLVMTIIVPFGGQLADYLRSHNLMTTTNVRKLMNCGGFGMEATLLLVVGYSHTKGVAISFLVLAVGFSGFAISGFNVNHLDIAPRYASILMGISNGVGTLSGMVCPLIVGAMTKHKTREEWQYVFLIASLVHYGGVIFYGLFASGEKQPWADIENTSEEKCGIIDEDELANETEEIYRGGGQYGAISQPVVGSNGGGGGAGSGWVTDWDKSEEYVQPPGYNSYMYGGEAEKELT, encoded by the exons GCTGATTGAGAAGCGGCAGCCCAATGGAGAAACCATTGAGTTATCAGCAGAGGGACGTCCTGAActggtggaggagaaggagctgcCGGTGGTGGACTGTACCTGCTTTGGTTTGCCCAGGCGGTACATCATCGCCATCCTGTCGGGCCTGGGATTCTGCATCTCTTTTGGCATAAGGTGTAATCTGGGTGTAGCCATTGTGAGCATGGTCAATGACCACACGGTGTACAAGGGCAACAAGGAAGTACTTGTG GCTGCACAGTTCACCTGGGACCCTGAGACAGTGGGGATGATCCACGGCTCCTTCTTCTGGGGCTACATAGTCACACAGATTCCAGGTGGCTTTATATGTCAAAAATTTGCAGCCAACAG agTGTTTGGCTTTGCCATAGTGGCCACCTCCACCCTCAACATGCTGATTCCATCTGCCGCTCGCTGCCATTACAGCTGCGTCATACTGGTCAGGATATGCCAGGGCCTTGTTGAG GGAGTATCCTACCCAGCCTGCCACGGTATCTGGGCCAAGTGGGCGCCTCCTCTGGAGAGAAGTCGATTAGCCACAACAGCCTTTTGTG GGTCCTATGCTGGGGCTGTGGTGGCCATGCCCTTAGCTGGAATACTGGTACAATACACCGGGTGGCCTTCAGTATTCTATGTCTATG gCAGCTTCGGAATATTCTGGTACTTGTTCTGGATTCTGGTGTCGTATGAAAGTCCTGCAGCGCATCCCACCATCTCACCGGAGGAGAGGAAGTACATCGAAGATGCAATCGGAGAGTCGTCATCATTTCTCAATCCTCTCCAG AAATTTAAAACCCCGTGGAGACACTTCTTCACCTCCATGCCAGTCTACGCCATCATTGTGGCCAACTTCTGCAGGAGCTGGACTTTCTACCTGCTGCTCATCAGCCAGCCAGCCTACTTTGAAGAAGTCTTTGGCTTTGAGATCAGCAAG GTGGGCATGGTGTCAGCTTTGCCCCATCTGGTGATGACAATCATTGTGCCTTTTGGAGGCCAGTTGGCAGACTATCTGAGAAGCCACAACCTGATGACCACCACTAACGTCAGGAAGCTCATGAACTGTGGAG gttTTGGAATGGAGGCCACCCTCCTGCTGGTGGTGGGATACTCTCACACCAAAGGTGTTGCCATTTCCTTCCTGGTCCTCGCAGTGGGTTTCAGTGGATTTGCCATCTCAG GATTTAACGTCAATCACTTGGATATCGCCCCTCGATATGCCAGCATACTGATGGGCATCTCAAATGGGGTGGGAACATTATCTGGAATGGTGTGTCCTCTTATAGTCGGAGCCATGACCAAACATAAG ACACGTGAGGAGTGGCAGTACGTCTTCCTTATAGCTTCTCTTGTTCATTACGGAGGAGTGATTTTTTATG GACTCTTTGCATCAGGAGAAAAGCAGCCCTGGGCAGACATCGAGAACACAAGTGAAGAAAAGTGTGGTATCATTGATGAGGATGAACTGGCCAATGAGACTGAGGAGATCTACCGTGGAGGTGGGCAGTACGGGGCCATCAGCCAACCAGTCGTTGGTTCcaatggaggaggagggggagccGGGTCTGGATGGGTGACAGACTGGGACAAATCTGAGGAGTATGTCCAACCGCCTGGATACAACTCTTACATGtatggaggagaagcagagaaggagctgacataa
- the zgc:55558 gene encoding ras family GTPase, which yields MTEYKLVVVGAGGVGKSALTIQLIQNHFVDEYDPTIEDSYRKQVVIDGETCLLDILDTAGQEEYSAMRDQYMRTGEGFLCVFAINNIKSFEDVHLYREQINRVKDSDSVPMVLVGNKSDLSTRTVETRQAQELARSYGVPFVETSAKTRQGVEEAFYSLVREIRRYKETNRSNKKSKKNTQRRCIIL from the exons ATGACTGAATATAAACTCGTGGTAGTCGGGGCAGGAGGTGTGGGGAAGAGCGCTCTCACCATCCAGCTCATCCAGAACCACTTTGTTGATGAATATGATCCAACAATAGAG GACTCGTACAGAAAACAGGTGGTGATCGATGGAGAGACTTGTCTGTTGGACATCCTGGACACTGCAGGTCAGGAGGAGTACAGTGCCATGAGGGACCAGTACATGAGAACGGGAGAgggtttcctctgtgtgtttgccatCAACAACATCAAGTCATTTGAGGATGTTCACTTGTACAG AGAGCAGATCAACAGGGTGAAGGACAGCGACAGTGTTCCCATGGTGCTGGTCGGGAATAAGAGCGACCTGAGTACCCGTACAGTTGAGACACGACAGGCGCAGGAGCTTGCACGAAGCTATGGAGTGCCATTTGTTGAGACGTCTGCTAAAACCAGACAG GGTGTAGAGGAAGCTTTCTATTCACTTGTAAGGGAGATTAGAAGATATAAGGAGACCAACCGCAGCAACAAGAAGAGCAAGAAAAACACTCAGAGACGTTGCATAATACTATAG
- the pold1 gene encoding DNA polymerase delta catalytic subunit isoform X1 has protein sequence MDYKKRNGGPFMGGASQAKRGKTGGEWEDSPSQFEEELSMFDEAEMEAEEMEGQAGHDVIPVGDLFSADLNPRWRRPNAPTLDPSSDKLVFQQIDLDYYLGSAVAGMPGQLQGKVPIIRMFGVTDSGNSVCCHVHGFAPYFFVPAPSGFKADYLSEFQKELNSAVLKDMRSNKDNISITVLAVDITRKESMYGYHGKRILDFLRITMAMPRLIAPAKRLLEQGLKFGPFPLQSYPSYEANIDFEIRFMVDSDVVGCCWIELPKGKYRVREEKSMGETDSQEPGKVSLCQYEVDVGWTDLISHPAEGDWQRIAPLRVLSFDIECAGRKGIFPEPDKDPVIQIASMVQRQGETEPFIRTVFTLQSCASIVGSQILCFTQERQLLQSWAEFLRTVDPDIITGYNIQNFDFPYLLNRAAALKVNLFPYLGRVRGIKSVLKDLNFQSKQMGRRENKTINMEGRVQFDLLQVLLRDYKLRSYTLNAVSFHFLQEQKEDVQHSIITDLQNGNEQTRRRLAVYCLKDAYLPLRLLQKLMCVINYMEMARVTGVPLTYLLSRGQQIKVVSQLLRQAMKQDLVMPVVKTEGGEDYTGATVIEPEKGYVCLLFVLSALFFMDLYLCFHHHYSSLYRYYSVPIATLDFSSLYPSIMMAHNLCYTTLLQKGSVEKLGLSPEDFIKTPTGDLFVKSTVRKGLLPEILENLLSARKRAKTELKKETDPFKKQVLDGRQLALKISANSVYGFTGAQVGKLPCLEISQSVTGFGRQMIEQTKQLVESRYTISGGYQADAKVIYGDTDSVMVKLGVATVSEAMEIGKEAAEWVSSHFTPPIKLEFEKVYYPYLLINKKRYAGLYFSSSADTHDKMDCKGIETVRRDNCPLVANLINTCLQRILIDRDPKGAVNHAKEVISDLLCNRIDISQLVITKELTRTAQEYAGKQAHVELAERMRKRDAGSAPNLGDRVPYVIIKAAKGAAAYMKSEDPIYVLENNIPIDTQYYLEQQLSKPLLRIFEPILGESNAENVLLKGDHTRCKTVLTSKVGGLMAFAQRRSTCIGCKAVLKTDAAVCDFCKKKESELYQKEIFHLNTLEERFSRLWTQCQRCQGSLHEDVLCTSRDCPIFYMRKKVQKDLDDQSKLVSRFGW, from the exons ATGGATTATAAAAAGCGCAATGGGGGCCCTTTTATGGGTGGCGCATCCCAGGCCAAACGGGGTAAAACAGGTGGTGAATGGGAGGACAGTCCTTCGCAGTTTGAAGAGGAGTTGTCCATGTTTGATGAAGCTGAGATGGAagcagaggagatggaggggcAGGCAGGACATGATGTCATCCCTGTGG GTGACCTCTTCTCAGCAGATCTTAACCCACGCTGGCGGCGGCCTAACGCTCCCACACTGGACCCTTCATCTGATAAATTGGTGTTTCAGCAGATTGATCTAGACTATTATTTAG GATCAGCGGTTGCTGGCATGCCTGGCCAGTTACAGGGAAAAGTCCCCATCATTCGGATGTTTGGTGTGACGGACAGCGGCAACAGCGTTTGTTGTCACGTCCATGGTTTTGCACCTTACTTCTTTGTTCCTGCACCGAGTG gctTCAAGGCTGATTACCTCAGCGAGTTTCAAAAAGAATTGAACTCTGCTGTCCTGAAGGACATGCGTTCCAATAAGGACAACATCTCTATTACAGTGTTGGCTGTAGACATCACCCGCAAAGAGa gcatgTATGGTTACCATGGGAAACGCATTCTGGATTTCTTGCGGATTACCATGGCGATGCCTCGTCTTATTGCCCCTGCAAAGAGGCTGTTGGAGCAGGGATTAAAGTTTGGACCTTTCCCGCTTCAGAGTTACCCATCTTATGAGGCCAACATAGACTTTGAAATCAG GTTTATGGTGGACAGTGACGTGGTGGGATGCTGCTGGATTGAACTTCCCAAAGGCAAGTACAGAGTGCGTGAGGAGAAGAGCATGGGGGAGACAGATTCTCAGGAACCAGGCAAG GTGTCTTTGTGTCAGTATGAAGTGGACGTGGGATGGACAGATTTGATAAGTCATCCAGCAGAGGGAGACTGGCAGAGGATTGCACCACTCAGGGTCCTCAGCTTTGACATTGAGTGTGCAGGAAGAAAAG GAATCTTCCCAGAACCAGATAAAGATCCTGTGATCCAGATTGCATCTATGGTGCAGCGTCAGGGTGAGACAGAGCCATTCATTCGCACAGTGTTCACCCTTCAGTCCTGTGCCAGCATAGTAGGCTCTCAGATATTATGCTTCACACAGGAGAGACAACTGCTGCAG AGCTGGGCAGAATTTTTGAGGACAGTAGACCCAGACATCATCACTGGATACAACATTCAAAACTTTGACTTCCCCTACTTGCTCAACAGAGCAGCTGCTTTAAAG GTGAATCTGTTTCCCTATTTGGGTCGAGTACGAGGCATCAAGTCAGTCTTGAAAGATCTAAACTTCCAGAGCAAGCAGATGGGACGTCGAGAGAACAAAACCATTAACATGGAGGGTCGGGTTCAGTTTGATCTACTGCAG GTGCTCCTCCGGGACTATAAACTGCGCTCATACACACTAAATGCTGTTAGTTTCCATTTCCTGCAAGAACAAAAGGAGGATGTGCAGCACTCCATCATCACTGACCTGCAG AACGGCAATGAACAGACACGTCGTCGTTTGGCAGTCTACTGTCTGAAAGACGCCTATCTCCCACTGCGACTGCTACAGAAACTGATGTGTGTCATTAACTACATGGAGATGGCCAGAGTGACAGGTGTGCCTCTCACATACCTGCTCTCAAGAGGACAGCAGATCAAAGTTGTCTCTCAGCTGCTGCGACAG GCCATGAAACAGGACCTGGTCATGCCTGTTGTAAAGACAGAAGGGGGAGAAGACTACACAGGAGCGACTGTCATTGAGCCAGAGAAAGGGTATGTATGTCTGCTGTTTGTCCTATCAGCTCTGTTCTTTATGGATTTGTATTTATGCTTCCATCACCACTATTCTTCTCTTTACAGGTATTACAGCGTTCCTATTGCCACCCTGGATTTCTCCTCCTTGTACCCATCCATCATGATGGCTCACAATCTGTGTTACACCACCCTGCTGCAGAAGGGCTCTGTGGAGAAACTAGG cCTGTCGCCAGAGGACTTCATCAAGACTCCGACAGGTGATCTGTTTGTGAAGAGCACAGTTAGGAAGGGGCTTCTACCTGAGATCCTGGAGAACCTGCTGTCTGCCAGAAAGAG GGCCAAGACAGAgctgaagaaagaaacagaccCTTTCAAGAAGCAAGTGTTGGACGGTCGTCAGCTGGCTCTCAAAATCAGTGCAAACTCTGTCTACGGCTTCACAGGGGCCCAAGTTGGCAAGTTGCCCTGCCTAGAGATCTCACAG AGTGTCACTGGATTTGGAAGACAAATGATTGAACAAACTAAACAGCTGGTGGAGTCCAGATACACTATTTCTGGTGGCTACCAAGCTGATGCTAAG GTAATTTATGGGGACACAGACTCCGTCATGGTTAAGCTCGGAGTTGCAACAGTAAGTGAAGCCATGGAAATTGGAAAGGAAGCAGCAGAGTGGGTGTCATCCCACTTCACACCACCCATCAAACTGGAGTTTGAGAAG GTTTATTATCCTTACTTGCTGATCAACAAGAAACGCTACGCAGGCTTGTATTTCTCCTCCAGTGcagacacacatgacaaaatGGACTGCAAAGGCATAGAGACTGTCCGCAGAGACAactgccctctagtggccaACCTTATCAACACCTGTCTGCAGAGGATCCTCATAGACAG GGATCCCAAGGGTGCTGTGAATCACGCTAAAGAGGTGATCTCAGACCTGCTGTGCAACCGTATCGACATCAGTCAGCTGGTCATCACCAAGGAGCTGACACGTACTGCCCAGGAGTACGCTGGCAAACAGGCACACGTGGAACTGGCAGAGAG gatgagaaagagagatgcaGGTAGCGCCCCCAACCTGGGAGACAGAGTTCCATACGTCATCATCAAGGCTGCAAAGGGAGCTGCAGCATACATGAAGTCAGAG GACCCGATCtatgtgctggagaacaacatTCCCATTGACACACAATACTACCTGGAACAGCAGCTGTCCAAACCCCTGCTGAGAATATTTGAGCCCATCCTCGGAGAAAGCAATGCAGAGAACGTCCTGCTCA AGGGCGACCACACTCGCTGTAAGACGGTGTTGACATCGAAGGTCGGTGGCCTCATGGCGTTTGCTCAGAGGAGAAGCACCTGTATTGGCTGCAAAGCTGTGCTGAAgacagatg ctgctgtgtgtgatttctgtAAGAAGAAGGAGTCTGAATTGTACCAAAAGGAG ATCTTTCACCTGAACACCCTGGAGGAGCGTTTCTCTCGTTTATGGACTCAGTGTCAGCGTTGTCAAGGTTCCCTTCACGAAGATGTGCTCTGCACTAG CCGGGACTGTCCTATCTTCTACATGAGGAAGAAGGTGCAGAAAGATTTGGATGACCAGAGTAAGCTGGTGTCTCGTTTTGGATGGTGA
- the pold1 gene encoding DNA polymerase delta catalytic subunit isoform X2, with protein MDYKKRNGGPFMGGASQAKRGKTGGEWEDSPSQFEEELSMFDEAEMEAEEMEGQAGHDVIPVGDLFSADLNPRWRRPNAPTLDPSSDKLVFQQIDLDYYLGSAVAGMPGQLQGKVPIIRMFGVTDSGNSVCCHVHGFAPYFFVPAPSGFKADYLSEFQKELNSAVLKDMRSNKDNISITVLAVDITRKESMYGYHGKRILDFLRITMAMPRLIAPAKRLLEQGLKFGPFPLQSYPSYEANIDFEIRFMVDSDVVGCCWIELPKGKYRVREEKSMGETDSQEPGKVSLCQYEVDVGWTDLISHPAEGDWQRIAPLRVLSFDIECAGRKGIFPEPDKDPVIQIASMVQRQGETEPFIRTVFTLQSCASIVGSQILCFTQERQLLQSWAEFLRTVDPDIITGYNIQNFDFPYLLNRAAALKVNLFPYLGRVRGIKSVLKDLNFQSKQMGRRENKTINMEGRVQFDLLQVLLRDYKLRSYTLNAVSFHFLQEQKEDVQHSIITDLQNGNEQTRRRLAVYCLKDAYLPLRLLQKLMCVINYMEMARVTGVPLTYLLSRGQQIKVVSQLLRQAMKQDLVMPVVKTEGGEDYTGATVIEPEKGYYSVPIATLDFSSLYPSIMMAHNLCYTTLLQKGSVEKLGLSPEDFIKTPTGDLFVKSTVRKGLLPEILENLLSARKRAKTELKKETDPFKKQVLDGRQLALKISANSVYGFTGAQVGKLPCLEISQSVTGFGRQMIEQTKQLVESRYTISGGYQADAKVIYGDTDSVMVKLGVATVSEAMEIGKEAAEWVSSHFTPPIKLEFEKVYYPYLLINKKRYAGLYFSSSADTHDKMDCKGIETVRRDNCPLVANLINTCLQRILIDRDPKGAVNHAKEVISDLLCNRIDISQLVITKELTRTAQEYAGKQAHVELAERMRKRDAGSAPNLGDRVPYVIIKAAKGAAAYMKSEDPIYVLENNIPIDTQYYLEQQLSKPLLRIFEPILGESNAENVLLKGDHTRCKTVLTSKVGGLMAFAQRRSTCIGCKAVLKTDAAVCDFCKKKESELYQKEIFHLNTLEERFSRLWTQCQRCQGSLHEDVLCTSRDCPIFYMRKKVQKDLDDQSKLVSRFGW; from the exons ATGGATTATAAAAAGCGCAATGGGGGCCCTTTTATGGGTGGCGCATCCCAGGCCAAACGGGGTAAAACAGGTGGTGAATGGGAGGACAGTCCTTCGCAGTTTGAAGAGGAGTTGTCCATGTTTGATGAAGCTGAGATGGAagcagaggagatggaggggcAGGCAGGACATGATGTCATCCCTGTGG GTGACCTCTTCTCAGCAGATCTTAACCCACGCTGGCGGCGGCCTAACGCTCCCACACTGGACCCTTCATCTGATAAATTGGTGTTTCAGCAGATTGATCTAGACTATTATTTAG GATCAGCGGTTGCTGGCATGCCTGGCCAGTTACAGGGAAAAGTCCCCATCATTCGGATGTTTGGTGTGACGGACAGCGGCAACAGCGTTTGTTGTCACGTCCATGGTTTTGCACCTTACTTCTTTGTTCCTGCACCGAGTG gctTCAAGGCTGATTACCTCAGCGAGTTTCAAAAAGAATTGAACTCTGCTGTCCTGAAGGACATGCGTTCCAATAAGGACAACATCTCTATTACAGTGTTGGCTGTAGACATCACCCGCAAAGAGa gcatgTATGGTTACCATGGGAAACGCATTCTGGATTTCTTGCGGATTACCATGGCGATGCCTCGTCTTATTGCCCCTGCAAAGAGGCTGTTGGAGCAGGGATTAAAGTTTGGACCTTTCCCGCTTCAGAGTTACCCATCTTATGAGGCCAACATAGACTTTGAAATCAG GTTTATGGTGGACAGTGACGTGGTGGGATGCTGCTGGATTGAACTTCCCAAAGGCAAGTACAGAGTGCGTGAGGAGAAGAGCATGGGGGAGACAGATTCTCAGGAACCAGGCAAG GTGTCTTTGTGTCAGTATGAAGTGGACGTGGGATGGACAGATTTGATAAGTCATCCAGCAGAGGGAGACTGGCAGAGGATTGCACCACTCAGGGTCCTCAGCTTTGACATTGAGTGTGCAGGAAGAAAAG GAATCTTCCCAGAACCAGATAAAGATCCTGTGATCCAGATTGCATCTATGGTGCAGCGTCAGGGTGAGACAGAGCCATTCATTCGCACAGTGTTCACCCTTCAGTCCTGTGCCAGCATAGTAGGCTCTCAGATATTATGCTTCACACAGGAGAGACAACTGCTGCAG AGCTGGGCAGAATTTTTGAGGACAGTAGACCCAGACATCATCACTGGATACAACATTCAAAACTTTGACTTCCCCTACTTGCTCAACAGAGCAGCTGCTTTAAAG GTGAATCTGTTTCCCTATTTGGGTCGAGTACGAGGCATCAAGTCAGTCTTGAAAGATCTAAACTTCCAGAGCAAGCAGATGGGACGTCGAGAGAACAAAACCATTAACATGGAGGGTCGGGTTCAGTTTGATCTACTGCAG GTGCTCCTCCGGGACTATAAACTGCGCTCATACACACTAAATGCTGTTAGTTTCCATTTCCTGCAAGAACAAAAGGAGGATGTGCAGCACTCCATCATCACTGACCTGCAG AACGGCAATGAACAGACACGTCGTCGTTTGGCAGTCTACTGTCTGAAAGACGCCTATCTCCCACTGCGACTGCTACAGAAACTGATGTGTGTCATTAACTACATGGAGATGGCCAGAGTGACAGGTGTGCCTCTCACATACCTGCTCTCAAGAGGACAGCAGATCAAAGTTGTCTCTCAGCTGCTGCGACAG GCCATGAAACAGGACCTGGTCATGCCTGTTGTAAAGACAGAAGGGGGAGAAGACTACACAGGAGCGACTGTCATTGAGCCAGAGAAAGG GTATTACAGCGTTCCTATTGCCACCCTGGATTTCTCCTCCTTGTACCCATCCATCATGATGGCTCACAATCTGTGTTACACCACCCTGCTGCAGAAGGGCTCTGTGGAGAAACTAGG cCTGTCGCCAGAGGACTTCATCAAGACTCCGACAGGTGATCTGTTTGTGAAGAGCACAGTTAGGAAGGGGCTTCTACCTGAGATCCTGGAGAACCTGCTGTCTGCCAGAAAGAG GGCCAAGACAGAgctgaagaaagaaacagaccCTTTCAAGAAGCAAGTGTTGGACGGTCGTCAGCTGGCTCTCAAAATCAGTGCAAACTCTGTCTACGGCTTCACAGGGGCCCAAGTTGGCAAGTTGCCCTGCCTAGAGATCTCACAG AGTGTCACTGGATTTGGAAGACAAATGATTGAACAAACTAAACAGCTGGTGGAGTCCAGATACACTATTTCTGGTGGCTACCAAGCTGATGCTAAG GTAATTTATGGGGACACAGACTCCGTCATGGTTAAGCTCGGAGTTGCAACAGTAAGTGAAGCCATGGAAATTGGAAAGGAAGCAGCAGAGTGGGTGTCATCCCACTTCACACCACCCATCAAACTGGAGTTTGAGAAG GTTTATTATCCTTACTTGCTGATCAACAAGAAACGCTACGCAGGCTTGTATTTCTCCTCCAGTGcagacacacatgacaaaatGGACTGCAAAGGCATAGAGACTGTCCGCAGAGACAactgccctctagtggccaACCTTATCAACACCTGTCTGCAGAGGATCCTCATAGACAG GGATCCCAAGGGTGCTGTGAATCACGCTAAAGAGGTGATCTCAGACCTGCTGTGCAACCGTATCGACATCAGTCAGCTGGTCATCACCAAGGAGCTGACACGTACTGCCCAGGAGTACGCTGGCAAACAGGCACACGTGGAACTGGCAGAGAG gatgagaaagagagatgcaGGTAGCGCCCCCAACCTGGGAGACAGAGTTCCATACGTCATCATCAAGGCTGCAAAGGGAGCTGCAGCATACATGAAGTCAGAG GACCCGATCtatgtgctggagaacaacatTCCCATTGACACACAATACTACCTGGAACAGCAGCTGTCCAAACCCCTGCTGAGAATATTTGAGCCCATCCTCGGAGAAAGCAATGCAGAGAACGTCCTGCTCA AGGGCGACCACACTCGCTGTAAGACGGTGTTGACATCGAAGGTCGGTGGCCTCATGGCGTTTGCTCAGAGGAGAAGCACCTGTATTGGCTGCAAAGCTGTGCTGAAgacagatg ctgctgtgtgtgatttctgtAAGAAGAAGGAGTCTGAATTGTACCAAAAGGAG ATCTTTCACCTGAACACCCTGGAGGAGCGTTTCTCTCGTTTATGGACTCAGTGTCAGCGTTGTCAAGGTTCCCTTCACGAAGATGTGCTCTGCACTAG CCGGGACTGTCCTATCTTCTACATGAGGAAGAAGGTGCAGAAAGATTTGGATGACCAGAGTAAGCTGGTGTCTCGTTTTGGATGGTGA